From a region of the Mycolicibacterium sp. MU0050 genome:
- a CDS encoding polyprenyl synthetase family protein: MTSLADGPDLVPAVEDRLREVGRQVRRAMLDAMPDGEPVQWLYGPMREYPARPGKALRAALCLSSGRAFGADSAPLMSVAVAIELLHNAFLVHDDIADGSELRRGRPTLAASHGLAAALNAGDGLAIVASQVLRKGTRQLDRDLADRVLAEFDLMAMRTLEGQATEIGWQLDNVEDLAPADYLDLIMHKTCWYTTIYPLRVGALIGSAGAAALAPLIRFGFHFGAAFQIRDDLLNLIGDERTYGKEILGDLYEGKRTLTLVHLLDAARGNDRAVVRDYLRRSRTERSAELVHTVRALMDDYGSIDFTREYAEGILLVAQDHFEEAFADAQPGPDLDFLRSLVPYVWARWR; encoded by the coding sequence GTGACCAGCCTCGCCGACGGCCCGGACCTGGTGCCGGCGGTCGAGGACCGGCTGCGCGAGGTGGGGCGTCAGGTTCGGCGCGCGATGCTCGACGCCATGCCCGACGGCGAACCGGTGCAGTGGCTGTACGGCCCGATGCGGGAGTATCCGGCGCGCCCCGGCAAGGCGCTGCGCGCAGCGCTGTGCCTGTCGTCGGGCCGGGCGTTCGGTGCCGACTCGGCGCCGCTGATGTCGGTGGCGGTGGCAATCGAACTGCTGCACAACGCATTCCTGGTGCATGACGACATCGCCGACGGCAGCGAGCTGCGTCGCGGCCGACCCACCCTGGCGGCCAGCCACGGGCTGGCGGCGGCGCTCAACGCCGGCGACGGGCTGGCCATCGTGGCAAGTCAGGTGCTGCGCAAGGGGACTCGGCAACTCGACCGGGACCTGGCCGACCGGGTGCTGGCCGAATTCGACCTCATGGCCATGCGCACCCTGGAGGGCCAGGCCACCGAAATCGGCTGGCAGCTCGACAACGTCGAAGACCTGGCCCCCGCCGACTATCTCGACCTGATCATGCACAAGACGTGCTGGTACACCACCATCTACCCGCTGCGGGTCGGCGCGCTGATCGGCTCGGCCGGCGCCGCGGCCCTGGCTCCGCTGATCCGGTTCGGGTTCCATTTCGGCGCGGCGTTCCAGATCCGCGACGACCTGCTGAACCTCATCGGGGACGAACGAACCTACGGCAAGGAGATCCTGGGCGACCTCTACGAGGGCAAGCGCACCCTGACCCTGGTCCACCTGCTCGACGCGGCCCGGGGCAACGACCGCGCGGTGGTCCGGGACTACCTGCGGCGCAGCCGGACGGAGCGATCCGCGGAGTTGGTGCACACCGTCCGGGCCCTGATGGACGACTACGGCAGTATCGACTTCACCCGCGAGTACGCCGAGGGCATCCTGCTGGTGGCCCAGGACCACTTCGAGGAGGCCTTCGCCGACGCGCAGCCGGGACCCGACCTCGACTTCCTGCGTTCGTTGGTGCCGTACGTCTGGGCGCGGTGGCGCTGA
- the eccCa gene encoding type VII secretion protein EccCa yields the protein MVEITVSEPPPVARDSHGRGWNRWLPILGLVVGAGVMVALGAGGATLRHSPALLAFPVLMIVSTLASLAYGLGANGAAKLDRDRDDYLGYLDRLAAEFAEDAARQRGQSLTRHPDHDGLWAAVGAPAMWRCRTGDPEFGRVRIGLGEVPSDTRPVRGPRAGEAQPAEATDPVTETALQSFLDAHATVPRLPVTVDLLDGGAVAVLGEPAAARALVRSMTCQLAVSHPPSDVMIAVVAGPAARPHWEWVKWLPHNRHPSHTTAAGPQPMFCTDLAAAAGAAAGRRLLVVLDDAEPGPTTSAATSVLAVGGFAPAGLRLSVTSGEVTVSGDEVASVTAAPDLMPAAAALACARRLTRHRCDAGRGAETGWAQLMGIDELDPDTLWRSENRRQLRIPIGTTPTGDVVDLDIREAAAGGIGPHGLCVGATGSGKSELLRTVALGMIAGHPPEELNLILVDFKGGATFLGMDRARHVAAVITNLADEAYLVDRMQDALTGELQRRQQVLRQAGNLGGLDEYRRARDGGQPLPPLPTLLVIVDEFAELLSQHPEFVDVFVAIGRLGRSLGIHLLLASQRLEEGRLRGLESHLSYRICLKTLSAGESRAVLGVADAYELPAAPGSAYLKAGAGAPLLFRAASVSVPAPATVPVAAPAPSRAVVEFTAAPMPLDAAPPAPPQAVLLDAVLDGVADRGIPAHPVWLPPLPHSPTLDALLAEADSGDLRVPIGLADRVFEQRREPWLVDLSGAAGNVAVIGAPQTGKSAALRTLALALAATHTPERIQLYCIDFGGGGLGSLRGLPHVGSVAVRRDAELARRMVTDLTALLRRRETLFVRHGLDSIAEYRRRRASDPAGVDDAFGDVFLMVDGWAAVRQEDDDLESAITRLAAEGLSLGVHVVLAASRWADLRPALRDQIGTRIELRLADPIDSEVDRRAARNVPPNRPGRGLTPDGQPLTLALPRLDGVPTAAGLAEATTAAGDVLAARHPDRRAPQTRVLPLSVDRAALPGASGPGRRVVIGLDEAELRPVVLDFDVQPHLLILGDRGCGKTATLHLIGDQIDGRDRVIVVDPRRTMPSMADATHLAGGPALAELVEDLLPQLRDRATAHPPARRVFLLIDDADLALAGADVALTRLAEFLPMARDIGLHLVIARPAAGAARALYEPFLAAVRHGDAMGLQLSAGSAEGPLLGAARPVPLPPGRGVLSTRAAGDQLIQVAWSAP from the coding sequence GTGGTCGAGATCACCGTGTCCGAACCGCCCCCGGTGGCGCGGGACAGCCACGGCCGGGGGTGGAATCGCTGGCTGCCCATCCTGGGTCTGGTCGTCGGGGCGGGGGTCATGGTGGCCCTGGGTGCCGGCGGTGCGACGCTTCGGCACAGCCCGGCGCTGCTCGCCTTCCCGGTGCTCATGATCGTCTCGACGTTGGCCTCACTGGCCTACGGCCTCGGGGCGAACGGCGCCGCCAAACTCGACCGTGACCGCGACGACTACCTGGGCTACCTGGACCGATTGGCTGCGGAATTCGCCGAAGACGCTGCACGGCAACGGGGTCAGAGCCTGACGCGGCATCCCGACCACGATGGCCTCTGGGCCGCGGTGGGGGCACCCGCGATGTGGCGGTGTCGCACGGGTGACCCGGAGTTCGGCCGGGTCCGCATCGGTCTCGGCGAGGTGCCCTCCGATACCCGGCCGGTCCGCGGTCCCCGGGCCGGCGAAGCCCAGCCGGCCGAGGCCACCGACCCGGTCACCGAAACGGCACTGCAGAGTTTCCTCGACGCCCACGCCACGGTGCCGCGCCTGCCGGTGACCGTCGACCTGCTGGACGGCGGGGCGGTGGCCGTCCTCGGGGAACCGGCGGCGGCGCGGGCCCTGGTGCGCTCGATGACGTGTCAGTTGGCGGTGTCGCACCCGCCGTCCGACGTGATGATCGCCGTCGTGGCGGGACCCGCGGCGCGCCCGCACTGGGAGTGGGTGAAATGGTTGCCGCACAATCGACATCCCTCCCACACCACGGCCGCCGGCCCGCAGCCGATGTTCTGCACCGACCTCGCGGCAGCGGCCGGGGCGGCCGCCGGCCGCCGCCTGTTGGTCGTGCTGGACGACGCCGAACCGGGGCCGACGACCTCGGCGGCGACGAGTGTCCTCGCCGTCGGCGGGTTCGCACCCGCGGGTCTGCGGTTGTCCGTGACGTCGGGGGAGGTCACCGTCAGTGGTGACGAGGTGGCCTCGGTCACGGCTGCCCCGGACCTGATGCCCGCCGCCGCGGCCCTGGCCTGCGCCCGGCGGCTGACCCGACACCGGTGCGACGCCGGGCGCGGCGCCGAGACCGGCTGGGCACAGCTGATGGGAATCGACGAGCTTGACCCGGACACCCTGTGGCGCAGCGAGAATCGACGGCAGCTACGAATCCCGATCGGAACCACGCCGACCGGAGACGTCGTGGATCTCGACATCCGAGAGGCCGCCGCGGGCGGAATCGGGCCGCACGGCTTGTGCGTGGGCGCCACCGGCTCCGGCAAGTCCGAGCTGTTACGCACGGTGGCGTTGGGGATGATCGCGGGGCATCCGCCCGAGGAACTCAACCTCATCCTGGTCGATTTCAAGGGCGGCGCGACCTTCCTGGGCATGGACCGGGCGCGTCATGTCGCGGCCGTGATCACCAACCTCGCCGACGAGGCCTACCTGGTCGACCGCATGCAGGACGCCCTCACCGGTGAACTGCAGCGCCGCCAACAGGTCCTGCGGCAGGCCGGCAACCTCGGCGGTCTCGACGAGTACCGCCGGGCCCGCGACGGGGGACAGCCGCTGCCGCCGCTGCCCACGCTCCTGGTCATCGTCGACGAGTTCGCCGAATTGCTCAGCCAACACCCCGAATTCGTCGACGTGTTCGTCGCGATCGGCCGGCTCGGTCGGTCGCTGGGCATCCACCTCCTGCTCGCGAGCCAGCGCTTGGAGGAGGGGCGGCTGCGCGGCCTGGAGTCGCACCTGTCCTACCGCATCTGCTTGAAGACGCTGTCCGCGGGCGAGTCCCGCGCGGTGCTCGGCGTCGCCGACGCCTATGAGCTGCCCGCCGCGCCCGGCAGCGCGTACCTGAAGGCCGGTGCGGGAGCGCCGCTGCTGTTTCGCGCGGCGTCGGTCTCGGTGCCCGCACCGGCGACCGTCCCCGTCGCGGCGCCCGCGCCCAGCCGGGCCGTCGTCGAGTTCACCGCCGCGCCAATGCCGCTCGACGCCGCGCCACCTGCCCCGCCGCAGGCGGTCCTGCTCGACGCGGTGCTCGACGGCGTCGCCGACCGCGGCATCCCGGCGCACCCGGTGTGGCTGCCGCCGTTGCCGCACTCACCCACCCTGGACGCGCTGCTGGCCGAGGCGGACAGCGGCGATCTGCGGGTGCCGATCGGGCTGGCCGATCGGGTGTTCGAGCAACGTCGCGAACCCTGGCTGGTGGATCTTTCCGGGGCGGCGGGCAACGTCGCGGTGATCGGGGCCCCGCAGACCGGCAAGAGCGCGGCCCTGCGGACACTGGCGTTGGCGCTGGCCGCCACGCACACCCCGGAACGAATCCAGCTGTACTGCATCGACTTCGGCGGCGGTGGCCTGGGATCGCTGCGCGGGTTGCCGCACGTGGGTTCGGTGGCGGTCCGGCGCGACGCCGAGCTCGCGCGGCGGATGGTCACCGACCTGACCGCGCTGCTGCGCCGACGCGAAACCCTGTTCGTCCGGCACGGTCTCGATTCGATTGCCGAGTATCGACGGCGCCGGGCATCGGACCCGGCGGGAGTTGACGACGCGTTCGGCGACGTGTTCCTGATGGTCGACGGCTGGGCGGCGGTGCGCCAGGAGGATGACGACCTGGAATCGGCGATCACGCGCCTTGCCGCGGAGGGGCTATCGCTGGGTGTGCACGTGGTGCTGGCGGCGTCCCGCTGGGCCGATCTGCGGCCCGCCCTGCGGGATCAGATCGGGACCCGCATCGAGCTGCGACTGGCCGACCCCATCGACTCCGAGGTCGACCGCCGGGCCGCGCGCAACGTGCCGCCGAACCGGCCGGGCCGCGGGTTGACGCCGGACGGTCAACCGTTGACGCTGGCCCTGCCGCGCCTCGACGGGGTGCCCACCGCTGCCGGGCTGGCCGAGGCGACCACGGCGGCCGGGGACGTATTGGCGGCCCGCCACCCCGACCGGCGGGCCCCGCAGACCAGGGTGCTGCCGCTGTCCGTCGACCGGGCCGCGCTGCCGGGCGCATCCGGACCCGGCCGGCGGGTCGTGATCGGACTTGACGAGGCCGAACTCCGGCCCGTCGTACTGGATTTCGACGTGCAACCGCATCTGTTGATCCTCGGAGACCGCGGCTGCGGCAAGACCGCGACGCTGCACCTCATCGGCGACCAGATCGACGGCCGCGACCGGGTGATCGTGGTGGATCCGCGCCGGACGATGCCGTCGATGGCCGACGCAACACACCTCGCCGGCGGCCCCGCTCTGGCCGAGCTCGTCGAGGACCTGCTCCCGCAGCTGCGGGACCGCGCCACCGCGCACCCGCCGGCGCGGCGGGTGTTCCTCCTGATCGACGACGCCGATCTGGCCCTGGCGGGCGCGGACGTCGCGCTCACCCGGCTCGCCGAGTTCCTGCCGATGGCCCGGGACATCGGCCTGCACCTGGTGATCGCGCGGCCGGCCGCGGGGGCCGCGCGGGCCCTGTACGAGCCCTTCCTCGCCGCGGTCCGCCACGGCGACGCCATGGGTCTGCAGCTGAGCGCGGGCTCCGCCGAGGGGCCGCTGCTGGGCGCGGCCCGGCCCGTGCCGTTGCCGCCCGGGCGCGGTGTGCTGAGCACGCGGGCCGCGGGCGACCAACTGATCCAAGTCGCCTGGAGCGCACCGTGA
- the mycP gene encoding type VII secretion-associated serine protease mycosin, giving the protein MRGLRIAAAVACIVVAGPAPPAHALAPPTIDPSRLPDPAPPAPPVPTAQRQICAVPTELRPDAVPTHPLADLDLEAAWQLSRGRGQRVAVIDTGVARHHRLAGLVGLGDYVGTGDGTEDCDGHGTVVAGIIAAAPGPDGFAGVAPEATVLSIRQSSTRFGPAHDPAAVGFGDVETMAMAVRTAADQGATVINISTVACQSGALDDQALGAALAYAVDVKDVVVVAAAGNIGGPGRCPRQPDDGGQQWDTATVAVSPAWYDDYVLTVGSVGSGGSPSAFTMPGPWVDVGAPGEDLVSLNPAGGHLIDTLPMPDGDRPISGTSYAAPVVAGVAALVRSRFPELRARQVMQRIETSANRAGHGWDAAIGNGMVDPVRALGSDPPTTTLTPERAHPLPPSTGPGTDRSARDTALLGLAVCAVLLVGASALAGRRGRDDVARD; this is encoded by the coding sequence ATGCGGGGGCTGCGGATCGCCGCGGCGGTGGCGTGCATCGTCGTAGCGGGCCCGGCGCCGCCGGCGCACGCGCTGGCCCCGCCGACAATCGACCCCAGCCGGTTGCCCGACCCGGCGCCACCGGCGCCGCCGGTCCCCACCGCGCAGCGCCAGATCTGCGCGGTGCCAACGGAACTACGCCCGGACGCCGTGCCCACACACCCGCTCGCCGACCTCGACCTGGAGGCGGCGTGGCAACTATCCCGCGGCCGCGGACAGCGGGTCGCCGTCATCGACACCGGCGTCGCACGGCATCACCGGCTGGCGGGTCTCGTCGGCCTCGGCGACTACGTCGGCACCGGCGACGGCACCGAGGACTGCGACGGCCACGGCACCGTCGTCGCCGGGATCATCGCCGCCGCGCCCGGACCCGACGGCTTCGCCGGGGTCGCCCCGGAGGCCACGGTGCTCAGCATCCGCCAGTCCAGCACGAGGTTCGGTCCGGCCCACGATCCCGCCGCGGTCGGGTTCGGCGATGTCGAGACCATGGCGATGGCCGTCCGGACCGCCGCCGATCAGGGCGCGACGGTCATCAACATCTCCACCGTGGCCTGTCAGAGCGGGGCACTCGACGATCAGGCCCTGGGCGCCGCGCTGGCCTACGCGGTCGACGTCAAGGATGTTGTGGTGGTGGCGGCCGCCGGCAACATCGGCGGACCCGGCCGCTGCCCCCGACAGCCCGATGACGGCGGGCAGCAGTGGGATACGGCCACCGTGGCGGTCAGCCCCGCCTGGTACGACGACTACGTCCTGACCGTCGGTTCGGTGGGTTCCGGCGGGTCGCCGTCCGCGTTCACCATGCCGGGCCCCTGGGTGGACGTCGGGGCGCCGGGTGAAGACCTCGTCTCGCTGAACCCCGCGGGCGGTCACCTGATCGACACGCTGCCCATGCCCGACGGCGATCGGCCGATCTCGGGCACCAGCTACGCCGCGCCCGTCGTGGCCGGCGTCGCGGCCCTGGTTCGTTCCCGGTTCCCGGAACTGCGCGCCCGGCAGGTCATGCAGCGCATCGAGACCAGCGCGAACCGCGCCGGGCACGGATGGGACGCGGCGATCGGCAACGGAATGGTCGACCCGGTCCGGGCCCTCGGCAGCGACCCGCCGACCACGACCCTCACCCCCGAGCGAGCCCACCCGCTTCCGCCGTCGACCGGGCCCGGCACCGACCGTTCCGCCCGTGACACCGCGCTGCTGGGCCTCGCCGTCTGCGCGGTACTACTGGTCGGCGCGTCCGCGCTGGCCGGCCGCCGCGGGCGCGACGACGTCGCGCGCGACTGA
- the eccB gene encoding type VII secretion protein EccB: MSAAPGDRRQAAAARYLARRMERALVLGDPRGGPDAVRPPSFWVLVGAALAALLTAGSMLLELLRPPATLGAEPIVMDRDSGALYARIDEVLHPALNLTSARLATGSAEQPRAVGHEAIDAAKRGAPIGIPGAPQRIGPALSEAESRWTVCDGGHTTIIAGATPEPARGGLAPLPATQPILARGPNGATQLLYDGRRAAVALDDPAARRALRLEGAIPVAVSAALLGLVPEAAPLVAPPIPGRGNPGPSGLPGTRIGDVVRVERADGAEHFVVLAGGVQPVGAVLAELLTFADAGREVPTLTAAVLTGVPTVGVLAVAGYPDHLDPLAPEPAVVCATWRPDGAVHLEVGDAAPVEAPIRLAQADGDGPAVDEVHLPPGRSLFVRPDRGPREATLVSENGVRFPLVDPDAPGLLGLPESAVPAPWSVVAALPAGPPLGRAQASVARDVVAPAAAGQRGRADQ; the protein is encoded by the coding sequence ATGAGTGCAGCGCCCGGGGACCGCCGACAGGCCGCCGCGGCGCGGTACCTGGCCCGCCGCATGGAGCGGGCGCTGGTGCTCGGCGATCCGCGCGGTGGTCCCGATGCAGTTCGCCCTCCGTCGTTCTGGGTGCTCGTCGGCGCCGCGCTGGCCGCGTTGCTCACCGCCGGCAGCATGCTGCTGGAGCTGCTGCGCCCGCCCGCGACGCTGGGCGCCGAGCCCATCGTGATGGACCGCGACTCCGGTGCGCTGTACGCGCGGATCGACGAGGTACTGCATCCGGCGCTCAACCTCACCTCGGCGCGGCTGGCCACGGGCAGCGCGGAGCAGCCCCGGGCGGTGGGCCACGAGGCGATCGACGCGGCGAAACGTGGTGCCCCGATCGGGATCCCGGGCGCACCGCAGCGCATCGGCCCCGCGTTGAGCGAGGCGGAGTCGCGCTGGACGGTCTGCGACGGCGGTCACACGACCATCATCGCGGGCGCCACGCCGGAGCCCGCCCGCGGTGGCCTCGCGCCGCTGCCGGCCACGCAGCCGATCCTCGCCCGCGGGCCCAACGGCGCCACCCAGCTGCTCTACGACGGCCGGCGGGCCGCGGTGGCCCTCGACGACCCGGCGGCGCGGCGGGCCCTGCGGCTCGAGGGCGCGATCCCGGTCGCGGTCTCCGCGGCGCTGCTGGGACTCGTGCCCGAGGCCGCGCCCCTGGTGGCCCCACCCATCCCGGGCCGCGGCAACCCCGGCCCGAGCGGGTTGCCGGGAACCCGGATCGGCGACGTCGTGCGAGTCGAAAGGGCCGACGGTGCCGAGCATTTCGTGGTGCTGGCCGGGGGAGTGCAGCCCGTCGGCGCGGTGCTGGCCGAGCTGCTCACGTTCGCCGACGCCGGGCGGGAAGTCCCGACGCTGACCGCAGCGGTGCTCACCGGGGTGCCCACGGTCGGGGTCTTGGCGGTGGCGGGCTATCCCGACCACCTCGATCCGCTCGCTCCCGAGCCGGCCGTGGTGTGCGCGACGTGGCGCCCCGACGGCGCGGTGCATCTCGAGGTCGGCGACGCCGCGCCGGTCGAGGCCCCGATCCGGCTGGCCCAGGCCGACGGCGACGGGCCGGCCGTCGACGAGGTCCACCTCCCGCCGGGACGCAGCCTGTTCGTCCGCCCGGACCGGGGCCCACGCGAGGCCACGCTGGTGAGCGAGAACGGCGTCCGGTTCCCGCTCGTCGACCCCGACGCGCCGGGTCTGCTGGGCCTGCCGGAGTCGGCCGTGCCCGCGCCGTGGTCGGTGGTTGCGGCGCTGCCCGCGGGTCCACCACTGGGCCGCGCGCAGGCGTCAGTCGCGCGCGACGTCGTCGCGCCCGCGGCGGCCGGCCAGCGCGGACGCGCCGACCAGTAG
- a CDS encoding EsaB/YukD family protein, with translation MRVSIRLDAIGFDVTLPGDVPVAELLPAVHDIGIAHGADQCVAALARHLYVPGVGPVAPSESLTAAGVADGDLLVLGTAPVPPVHPRGADPPSLLAQQTLDQSRWSPRRSRIAALSVAVCAAAALGYTAIPGAPVPGLLLAGAAVATVAVPAARWVPDVTDVVAPVGIAAALVVTTALPAMMFGGDATDAGIGLCVLAVVLLAAAGRAVLLGAGSRRGPLRLARLHGAAVSGAAVAAALGAMLAADAALTALVAAVLLLRAGHPLPPPTRVVLLAAGTITASVGALVSAAFGATWPAPNAALVCLLAIGWAVAGPPTGLARARAATERVALLAVLPAAAWASGLP, from the coding sequence ATGCGAGTCTCGATCCGCCTCGACGCCATCGGATTTGACGTCACCCTCCCCGGCGACGTCCCGGTGGCGGAGCTGCTGCCGGCGGTCCACGACATCGGCATCGCCCACGGCGCCGACCAGTGCGTCGCGGCCCTGGCCCGGCACCTCTACGTTCCGGGGGTCGGGCCGGTGGCACCGTCGGAGTCGCTGACGGCTGCCGGTGTGGCCGACGGCGACCTGTTGGTGCTGGGCACGGCGCCGGTCCCACCCGTTCACCCCCGTGGCGCGGATCCCCCCTCGCTGCTGGCGCAGCAGACGCTGGACCAGTCCCGGTGGAGTCCGCGTCGGTCGCGGATCGCGGCGTTGTCGGTGGCGGTCTGCGCGGCCGCGGCGCTGGGGTATACCGCGATCCCCGGCGCCCCGGTTCCCGGCTTGCTGCTGGCGGGCGCGGCGGTGGCGACCGTGGCCGTCCCCGCGGCGCGGTGGGTTCCCGATGTGACCGATGTGGTGGCCCCGGTCGGCATCGCGGCCGCGCTGGTGGTCACAACGGCGTTGCCGGCCATGATGTTCGGCGGTGACGCCACCGACGCCGGGATCGGGCTGTGCGTGCTCGCGGTGGTCCTGCTCGCCGCGGCGGGGCGCGCGGTCCTGCTGGGGGCCGGAAGCCGACGCGGTCCGCTCCGGTTGGCCCGGCTGCACGGCGCCGCGGTGTCGGGTGCGGCGGTCGCGGCCGCCCTCGGCGCGATGCTGGCGGCCGACGCGGCCCTGACCGCGCTGGTGGCGGCGGTGCTGCTGCTGCGGGCCGGTCATCCGCTGCCCCCACCCACGCGGGTGGTCCTGCTGGCCGCGGGCACCATCACCGCGAGCGTGGGAGCGCTCGTGTCGGCCGCGTTCGGGGCCACGTGGCCGGCCCCGAACGCAGCGCTCGTCTGCCTCCTGGCCATCGGGTGGGCCGTGGCCGGCCCACCGACCGGACTGGCCCGTGCGCGGGCGGCTACCGAACGGGTGGCCCTGCTCGCGGTGCTGCCCGCCGCGGCCTGGGCGTCGGGCCTGCCTTGA
- a CDS encoding type VII secretion-associated protein — protein sequence MTRVAVCELGPVAVRRLDPEPMVVDPVLAAAALQAGDDPMTVVGDRAVRTAAVWRQILATLLGDATEAWLIHPSWWPVTRPAMVAELAAAVVGEVTTRPRADGIEPGSMLVEIAPQLVLVAGGEGGLRAESRAGPPDELAARVTETALAEGPRRVALDAPADVPGAAALGDLITARLRAAGATVSRVDPRRWADSDEPVVPAARRARPRLRWAAALGLGTVLAGTAWLTVSGAGPEAAPTVALVEGRISADIPDGWSVRRVTGGPGSARLEVAAPGEYGAVLHITQAVVPDGDLSSVAATLRAALREQPPGVFVDFNPTDRRAARPAITYREVRPGGDIEWTVLVDDGIRVGVGCQGPPEAARQLRIACDAAIGSARRIR from the coding sequence GTGACCCGGGTGGCGGTGTGTGAACTGGGGCCGGTGGCGGTGCGGCGGCTGGACCCGGAGCCGATGGTCGTCGACCCGGTCCTGGCCGCCGCGGCGTTGCAGGCCGGCGACGACCCGATGACCGTGGTGGGCGACCGGGCCGTGCGCACCGCGGCGGTGTGGCGGCAGATCCTCGCAACGCTGCTCGGCGACGCGACCGAGGCGTGGTTGATCCACCCGAGCTGGTGGCCGGTGACCCGGCCGGCCATGGTGGCCGAGCTGGCCGCCGCGGTCGTCGGCGAGGTGACCACCCGCCCGCGGGCCGACGGGATCGAGCCGGGGTCGATGCTCGTCGAGATCGCACCGCAGCTGGTACTCGTGGCCGGCGGCGAGGGCGGGCTGCGCGCCGAGTCGCGCGCGGGGCCCCCGGACGAGCTGGCGGCACGGGTCACCGAGACGGCGCTCGCCGAGGGGCCACGGCGGGTCGCGCTCGACGCCCCGGCCGACGTGCCCGGGGCGGCGGCGCTCGGGGACCTGATCACCGCGCGGCTGCGGGCGGCCGGCGCCACCGTGTCCCGGGTGGACCCGCGACGGTGGGCCGACTCGGACGAACCGGTCGTCCCGGCCGCGCGGCGGGCAAGGCCGCGCCTGCGTTGGGCGGCGGCACTCGGTCTGGGGACGGTGCTGGCCGGTACCGCCTGGCTGACGGTCTCGGGCGCCGGCCCCGAAGCTGCGCCGACGGTGGCCCTCGTGGAGGGCCGGATCAGCGCCGACATCCCGGACGGTTGGTCGGTGCGCCGGGTCACCGGGGGCCCCGGCTCGGCGCGGCTGGAGGTGGCAGCCCCCGGGGAATACGGTGCGGTACTGCACATCACGCAGGCGGTCGTGCCCGACGGCGACCTGTCGAGCGTGGCTGCCACGCTGCGCGCGGCGCTCCGGGAGCAGCCGCCCGGCGTTTTCGTCGACTTCAACCCGACCGATCGGCGCGCGGCGCGACCCGCGATCACCTACCGCGAGGTCCGCCCGGGCGGCGACATCGAGTGGACGGTGCTCGTGGACGACGGCATCCGGGTGGGCGTCGGCTGTCAGGGTCCGCCGGAGGCGGCCCGGCAACTGCGGATCGCCTGCG